From Chromatiales bacterium, one genomic window encodes:
- the recR gene encoding recombination protein RecR, whose amino-acid sequence MAFTPLLQDLLTALRCLPGVGPKSSQRIAFHLLDRDRDGAGRIVAALQAALDKVGLCVRCRMFAEAELCMICGDPRRDHGLVCVVETPADVVAVEESGSYRGRYFVLMGRLSPLDGIGPAELGIPLLEQQLADRATRELILATSATVEGEATAGYLAGIAQERGIRATRIAHGVPMGGELEYVDAGTLSHAIAARTRIGADQ is encoded by the coding sequence ATGGCTTTTACGCCGCTCCTCCAGGACCTGTTGACTGCGCTGCGCTGTCTGCCTGGCGTCGGGCCGAAGTCTTCGCAGCGTATTGCTTTTCATCTGCTCGATCGGGACCGTGATGGCGCAGGGCGAATCGTTGCGGCCCTGCAGGCTGCCCTGGACAAGGTTGGACTCTGCGTACGCTGCCGCATGTTTGCCGAGGCCGAGCTGTGCATGATCTGTGGCGATCCGCGTCGCGATCATGGCCTCGTCTGCGTCGTCGAGACGCCCGCCGACGTCGTGGCGGTCGAGGAGTCAGGCAGTTATCGCGGCCGGTACTTTGTGCTGATGGGCAGGCTCTCGCCGCTGGATGGCATCGGTCCGGCAGAGCTTGGCATTCCGCTGCTTGAGCAACAGCTTGCCGATCGTGCGACGCGTGAGCTGATTCTCGCCACCAGTGCCACGGTAGAGGGCGAGGCGACCGCTGGTTATCTGGCCGGCATCGCACAGGAACGCGGGATTCGCGCCACGCGTATCGCGCATGGCGTGCCGATGGGCGGTGAACTCGAGTATGTGGATGCCGGTACCCTGTCTCACGCCATTGCGGCGCGCACCCGGATCGGCGCTGATCAGTAA
- the rsgA gene encoding ribosome small subunit-dependent GTPase A — MAIDAARDSSKTGLVIAAHGRRGMLETTEGSALPYIVRGRHLQVCCGDHVHWQAFADGDPVVVSGTAPRMNQLNRQPPRGSKPETIAANISHLIVVMAALPLPDLFITDRYLCAAHLMGVQAAIVWNKADLAALPETELAVYSRLGYRLFPVSAVTGTGLDALLGWAGQCVGLLVGQSGVGKSSLLNRLVPGSDTATGQLSAASDEGRHTTTASIMYRLENGGRLIDTPGVRDFVPAIPDPRDIAHGFIEIGTTGRDCRFADCSHLREPDCAVSAAVLKGTIDNRRYESYRRLMNLANQATGQAY, encoded by the coding sequence ATGGCAATTGACGCCGCGCGGGATTCTAGCAAAACCGGCCTCGTGATCGCGGCGCATGGCCGGCGCGGCATGCTCGAAACAACCGAGGGCAGTGCCCTGCCTTATATCGTCCGCGGCCGCCATCTGCAGGTTTGCTGCGGAGACCATGTGCACTGGCAGGCTTTTGCTGACGGGGATCCCGTGGTTGTCAGTGGCACTGCCCCGCGCATGAATCAGCTCAACCGACAGCCCCCCAGGGGCAGCAAGCCGGAGACGATCGCAGCCAACATCAGTCATCTGATCGTGGTCATGGCCGCGCTCCCGCTTCCCGATCTGTTCATCACCGACCGGTACCTGTGTGCCGCACATCTGATGGGCGTCCAGGCGGCCATCGTCTGGAACAAGGCCGATCTTGCCGCGCTGCCGGAGACCGAACTGGCGGTCTATTCCAGGCTTGGCTATCGGCTGTTTCCGGTATCCGCGGTTACAGGCACAGGCCTTGACGCGCTGCTGGGCTGGGCAGGTCAGTGCGTCGGCCTGCTCGTCGGCCAGTCCGGGGTGGGCAAATCATCGCTCCTGAACCGCCTGGTTCCCGGTTCCGATACGGCTACCGGCCAACTGTCCGCCGCGAGCGACGAAGGTCGGCACACGACCACAGCCTCGATCATGTACCGGCTGGAAAACGGTGGTCGCCTGATCGACACGCCCGGTGTACGGGACTTCGTTCCGGCCATCCCCGATCCGCGCGACATCGCACATGGCTTCATCGAGATCGGCACAACCGGTCGCGATTGTCGCTTTGCCGATTGCAGTCACCTGCGGGAACCGGACTGTGCGGTGAGCGCAGCCGTCCTGAAAGGCACCATAGACAACCGGCGTTACGAGAGCTATCGACGGCTCATGAATCTCGCCAACCAGGCGACTGGCCAGGCTTACTGA
- the orn gene encoding oligoribonuclease: MSAPMHRLIWIDLEMTGLDCRNDSIIEIATVVTDADLCVIAEGPVLAIHQSDAVLARMDEWNTRQHGRSGLTDRVRMSTVTAAQAEQQTLAFLTGHLAPKVSPMCGNSICQDRRFMAREMPTLEAFFHYRNLDVSTLKILAGLWAPAALEGVVKNTEHLALADIHESIAELRHYRAQLLKLPTAAG; the protein is encoded by the coding sequence ATGAGTGCACCGATGCACAGACTGATCTGGATCGATCTGGAGATGACCGGTCTCGATTGCCGGAATGATTCTATCATCGAGATCGCCACGGTCGTCACGGATGCAGATCTGTGCGTCATCGCCGAGGGACCAGTGCTGGCGATTCATCAAAGCGATGCGGTGCTCGCGCGGATGGATGAGTGGAATACCCGGCAGCATGGCAGGTCCGGTCTGACCGACCGGGTGCGCATGAGCACCGTTACGGCTGCACAGGCCGAGCAGCAGACACTGGCTTTCCTGACGGGGCACCTGGCGCCGAAAGTCTCGCCAATGTGCGGCAACAGCATCTGTCAGGATCGCCGCTTCATGGCGCGCGAGATGCCGACGCTGGAGGCCTTTTTCCATTACCGCAACCTGGATGTGTCCACGCTGAAGATCCTGGCCGGGCTGTGGGCGCCCGCCGCACTGGAGGGCGTTGTCAAGAACACCGAGCATCTGGCGCTTGCCGACATTCACGAATCAATAGCGGAACTGCGACACTACCGGGCACAGCTCCTGAAGCTGCCGACCGCTGCCGGCTGA
- a CDS encoding MAPEG family protein, protein MTTAYWCVLVAILMPIVWAGIAKGGARNFDNARPRDYLASLQGWRQRANWAQANSYESFPAFAAGVIIAHLAGAAQPTIDLLALGYVAARILYGIFYIADRATLRSLAWVGGLVCIIGLFVAAA, encoded by the coding sequence ATGACCACAGCATACTGGTGCGTACTCGTGGCAATCCTCATGCCGATCGTCTGGGCCGGTATTGCGAAAGGCGGAGCCCGGAACTTCGACAATGCCAGACCGCGCGATTATCTGGCCAGCCTGCAGGGCTGGCGGCAACGCGCGAACTGGGCGCAGGCCAATTCCTATGAAAGTTTTCCGGCCTTTGCAGCTGGCGTAATCATCGCGCACCTGGCTGGTGCGGCCCAGCCCACCATCGACTTGCTGGCACTCGGCTACGTTGCCGCACGCATCCTCTATGGCATCTTCTATATCGCTGACCGCGCCACGCTGCGCTCGCTGGCCTGGGTCGGCGGTCTGGTTTGCATCATCGGCCTGTTCGTCGCGGCAGCCTGA
- the ppsA gene encoding phosphoenolpyruvate synthase, with protein MEPYVIPMESLRLTDIHRVGGKNASLGEMIGQLSALGVRVPGGFATTARAYREFLAQDGLDARIDKLLSDLDVDNIEQLARCGKTIRDWILGAPLPPKLLTAIESAWMTMSRGQADDMAVAVRSSATAEDLPEASFAGQQETFLNIRGLPRLIEAVHQVFASLYNDRAIAYRVHQNFDHKLVALSVGIQHMVRSDLGSSGVMFTLDTESGFRDVVFITSAWGLGETVVQGAVNPDEFYVYKPALRSGHQAILRRKLGTKKIRMVFNDQPEPGRTVRTEDVAPADSARFSLTDQDVETLARYALVIESHYNCPMDIEWGKDGRDGQIYLLQARPETVQSRSGNTLLRYRLKSHSKVLVRGRSIGQRIGAGPARIIASTAKMDLVRDGDVLVADMTDPDWEPVMKRASAIVTNRGGRTCHAAIIARELGIPAVVGCGDATRLISDGAPVTVSCAEGDEGLVYDGILDYEQQKIELANLPQLPVKIMMNVGNPDCAFDFSSLPNQGIGLARLEFIVNRMIGVHPKAVLDFARLPPDLKEIVREHSAGYADPVEYFVARLTEGISTIAAAFAPNPVIVRLSDFKSNEYANLIGGKQYEPHEENPMLGFRGASRYVSDSFKPCFELECRALRRVRNDMGLTNVEVMVPFVRSVSEARRVTELLAENGLRRGENGLRLIMMCELPTNALLAHQYLQYFDGMSIGSNDLTQLTLGLDRDSGLIADLFDERDESVRMLIKMAIDACKKEGKYIGICGQGPSDHPDFARWLITEGISSISLNPDTVIETWLFLAGKTV; from the coding sequence ATGGAACCGTACGTAATCCCCATGGAGTCGCTGCGGCTCACCGACATCCATCGTGTCGGCGGCAAGAATGCCTCGCTCGGCGAAATGATCGGCCAACTCTCGGCTCTGGGCGTTCGTGTACCTGGCGGGTTCGCCACAACAGCACGCGCCTACCGCGAGTTCCTGGCCCAGGACGGCCTTGATGCGCGCATCGACAAACTGCTCAGCGATCTCGATGTAGACAACATCGAGCAGCTGGCCCGCTGCGGGAAAACCATTCGCGACTGGATACTCGGCGCGCCGCTGCCTCCGAAGCTGCTGACCGCCATCGAATCCGCATGGATGACGATGAGCCGGGGGCAAGCCGACGACATGGCCGTTGCGGTACGTTCATCGGCAACGGCCGAAGACCTTCCCGAAGCATCCTTTGCAGGTCAGCAGGAAACCTTTCTCAACATCCGTGGCCTGCCCCGGCTGATCGAGGCCGTACATCAGGTATTTGCGTCCCTGTACAACGACCGCGCCATCGCCTATCGCGTACACCAGAACTTCGACCACAAGCTGGTGGCGCTTTCGGTCGGCATACAGCATATGGTGCGCTCGGATCTTGGCTCCAGCGGCGTCATGTTCACGCTCGATACCGAGTCCGGTTTCCGCGATGTCGTCTTCATCACCTCGGCGTGGGGACTTGGTGAGACCGTCGTTCAGGGAGCAGTGAACCCCGACGAGTTCTATGTCTACAAGCCGGCCCTGAGAAGCGGGCACCAGGCCATCCTGCGCCGCAAGCTCGGCACCAAGAAGATACGCATGGTCTTCAATGACCAGCCGGAACCGGGACGGACGGTTCGCACGGAAGATGTGGCACCGGCCGACTCCGCCCGCTTCTCACTCACCGACCAGGATGTCGAGACGCTGGCGCGCTATGCGCTCGTGATCGAATCGCACTACAACTGCCCGATGGACATCGAATGGGGCAAGGATGGGCGCGACGGCCAGATCTACCTCCTGCAGGCGCGCCCGGAAACCGTACAGAGTCGCTCCGGCAATACGCTGCTGCGCTACCGGCTGAAAAGCCACTCAAAGGTGCTGGTCCGCGGGCGAAGCATCGGACAGCGCATCGGTGCCGGGCCTGCCCGCATCATTGCGAGCACGGCAAAGATGGACCTGGTACGGGATGGCGACGTGCTGGTCGCCGACATGACCGATCCGGACTGGGAACCGGTCATGAAACGCGCCTCGGCCATCGTCACCAACCGCGGCGGACGCACCTGCCACGCGGCGATCATTGCGCGCGAACTCGGCATTCCCGCCGTGGTCGGCTGCGGCGACGCCACGCGGCTGATCAGCGACGGCGCACCAGTGACCGTGTCCTGCGCGGAAGGCGACGAGGGCCTGGTCTACGACGGCATCCTCGATTATGAGCAGCAGAAGATCGAACTTGCCAACCTGCCGCAGCTGCCGGTCAAGATCATGATGAACGTGGGCAATCCGGATTGCGCCTTTGATTTTTCCAGTCTCCCGAACCAGGGTATCGGTCTTGCGCGGCTTGAGTTCATCGTCAACCGCATGATCGGCGTGCATCCGAAAGCCGTTCTCGACTTTGCGCGCCTGCCGCCTGATCTCAAGGAGATCGTGCGGGAACATTCGGCAGGCTATGCCGATCCGGTCGAGTATTTCGTCGCCCGCCTGACGGAGGGCATCAGCACGATCGCCGCGGCTTTCGCACCCAACCCGGTGATCGTCCGCCTGTCCGATTTCAAGTCGAATGAATACGCCAACCTGATCGGCGGCAAGCAGTACGAGCCTCATGAAGAAAATCCGATGCTCGGGTTTCGTGGCGCTTCACGTTATGTATCCGACAGCTTCAAGCCCTGCTTTGAACTGGAATGCCGTGCCTTGCGCCGGGTACGCAATGACATGGGACTGACCAATGTCGAAGTCATGGTGCCCTTCGTACGCAGCGTCAGCGAAGCCAGGCGCGTCACCGAACTGCTGGCCGAGAACGGGTTGCGACGCGGTGAAAACGGCCTGCGCCTGATCATGATGTGCGAGCTTCCGACCAACGCGCTGCTGGCGCACCAGTACCTGCAGTACTTCGACGGCATGTCGATCGGCTCAAATGACCTCACGCAGCTCACGCTGGGACTGGACCGCGACTCGGGCCTGATCGCCGACCTGTTCGATGAACGCGATGAGTCGGTCAGGATGCTGATCAAGATGGCCATCGATGCCTGTAAGAAGGAAGGCAAGTACATCGGTATCTGTGGGCAGGGCCCGTCCGATCACCCCGACTTCGCCCGCTGGCTGATCACGGAAGGCATCAGCAGCATTTCCCTGAACCCGGATACCGTTATCGAGACCTGGCTCTTTCTGGCCGGGAAAACCGTATAG
- a CDS encoding kinase/pyrophosphorylase, with the protein MNQKNINRRVVFFLSDQTGVTAETLGRSLLTQFEEYEFDQVTVPFIDTVDKADETLRRISAAVSETGNRPIIFSTLVHDHVRERFAGVNGLFLDFFATYLGPMERELLVRSSHTSGRAHGMKDTGSYDRRMDATNFALNNDDGARTNDYERADVILLGVSRSGKTPTCLYLALTYGVFAANYPLSEDEFETGRLPKALEPYRHKLFGLSISPERLQQIRRERRPEGRYASSEQVRYELRGAEALYSRYQIPWVDTTQFSIEEIASRILSTTGIERRAGR; encoded by the coding sequence ATGAACCAGAAAAACATCAATCGACGCGTCGTATTTTTTCTGTCGGACCAGACCGGAGTGACCGCAGAAACCCTGGGTCGCAGCCTGTTGACGCAGTTCGAAGAATACGAATTCGACCAAGTGACTGTGCCATTTATCGATACTGTTGACAAGGCGGATGAAACCCTGCGGCGTATCAGTGCGGCAGTTAGCGAAACAGGCAACAGGCCTATCATTTTCAGCACGCTGGTGCACGACCATGTCCGCGAGCGTTTTGCCGGAGTGAACGGGTTATTCCTGGATTTCTTTGCCACCTATCTGGGTCCCATGGAGCGTGAATTGCTGGTCCGCTCCTCGCATACTTCGGGGCGCGCCCATGGCATGAAGGATACCGGGAGTTATGACCGGCGCATGGATGCCACCAACTTTGCGCTCAACAACGATGACGGCGCGCGCACGAATGATTATGAACGTGCAGATGTGATCCTGCTCGGCGTCTCACGCTCCGGCAAGACGCCGACCTGCCTGTACCTCGCGCTGACGTACGGTGTGTTCGCGGCCAACTATCCCCTGTCTGAAGACGAGTTTGAAACGGGGCGTCTGCCCAAGGCGCTGGAACCTTATCGTCACAAGCTGTTCGGGCTGAGCATTTCGCCGGAACGTCTGCAACAAATCCGTCGTGAGCGACGTCCGGAAGGCCGTTATGCCTCATCCGAGCAGGTGCGCTACGAACTGCGGGGTGCAGAGGCACTGTACAGTCGTTATCAGATTCCCTGGGTGGATACCACGCAGTTTTCCATTGAGGAAATTGCCAGCCGGATTCTCAGCACGACAGGTATCGAGAGGCGGGCGGGTCGATAG
- a CDS encoding alpha-D-glucose phosphate-specific phosphoglucomutase, with protein MSTLDITHISCAPFQDQRPGTAGLRKKVSVFSQPHYLECFVQAIFDTLKLPEGSRLVIGGDGRYHNAEAIQTIIRIAAANGIREVVVGQNGLLSTPAASLVIRQYSAAAGFILTASHNPGGPDGDFGLKFNTPTGGQATEQVTEAVFRASQQLGGYRMASLPATDLNCIGVTDLRGIRIEVIDPTAAYAALMQTLFDFGAIRAWLKAGHRIRFDAMHGVTGPYAQRIFVDLLDCPHDSVLRGEPLPDFGGLHPDPNPIDAAELVAESLRPDSADLLAASDGDGDRNMILGPGFFLSPGDSVAMMLASLPLLPGYRSGVPGAARSMPTSRALDVVAAELGIPCYETPTGWRFFCNLLEAGLIGLCGEESFGTSSAHVREKDGLWAVLLWINLLAVQNRSLKEIANEHWRRYGRHHFQRQDYFTADTAAANALVKALRETVPGLSGKQVGSARIETADDFHYRDPVDGSESAHQGIRLVFSDGTRIVYRLSGTGTSGATLRVYLEHHVRDQATIDRASAEVLEPLGQLAAKLARISHYTGLEAPTGTI; from the coding sequence GTGTCCACGCTTGACATCACTCATATCAGCTGCGCGCCCTTTCAGGATCAGCGCCCCGGGACGGCCGGCCTGCGCAAGAAAGTCAGCGTGTTCAGTCAGCCGCACTATCTGGAGTGCTTTGTACAGGCCATCTTCGATACGCTGAAGCTGCCCGAAGGTTCCCGTCTGGTGATCGGCGGTGACGGGAGATACCACAATGCCGAGGCGATACAGACCATCATCCGTATCGCTGCCGCCAATGGCATACGCGAAGTGGTTGTCGGACAGAACGGTCTGCTGTCGACTCCGGCCGCATCACTGGTGATCAGGCAGTATTCGGCCGCGGCCGGATTCATCCTGACCGCCAGCCACAATCCCGGTGGCCCGGACGGCGACTTTGGCCTGAAGTTCAATACACCGACCGGCGGCCAGGCAACCGAGCAGGTGACAGAAGCGGTATTCAGGGCCAGCCAGCAACTCGGCGGGTACCGCATGGCCAGCCTGCCGGCCACCGACCTGAACTGTATCGGCGTGACGGATCTGCGCGGTATTCGCATCGAAGTGATCGACCCGACTGCCGCCTATGCCGCGCTGATGCAGACCCTCTTCGATTTCGGGGCGATCCGCGCATGGCTCAAGGCCGGGCATCGCATCCGCTTCGATGCCATGCACGGTGTCACCGGACCCTATGCGCAGAGGATTTTCGTCGATCTGCTCGACTGTCCACACGACAGCGTGTTGCGCGGCGAGCCCCTGCCGGACTTCGGCGGACTCCATCCGGACCCGAATCCGATCGATGCGGCGGAGCTGGTTGCCGAGTCCTTGAGACCGGACTCAGCTGACCTGCTCGCCGCCTCGGACGGCGACGGCGACCGGAACATGATTCTCGGCCCGGGATTTTTCCTGTCACCGGGGGACAGCGTGGCCATGATGCTCGCGTCATTGCCGCTCCTGCCAGGCTACCGCAGCGGCGTACCCGGTGCGGCACGTTCCATGCCGACCAGCCGGGCGCTCGATGTGGTCGCGGCCGAACTCGGCATCCCCTGCTATGAGACGCCGACCGGCTGGCGATTCTTCTGCAATCTGCTCGAGGCCGGACTGATCGGGCTCTGTGGGGAAGAAAGTTTCGGCACCAGCTCGGCACATGTCCGCGAAAAGGATGGCCTGTGGGCGGTGCTGCTCTGGATCAACCTGCTCGCTGTACAAAATCGCAGCCTGAAGGAAATTGCCAATGAGCACTGGCGCCGCTATGGCCGCCATCACTTTCAACGCCAGGATTACTTTACGGCCGATACGGCAGCTGCCAACGCACTGGTCAAGGCGCTTCGTGAAACAGTACCCGGCTTGTCGGGCAAACAGGTCGGCAGTGCAAGGATAGAAACGGCCGATGATTTCCATTACCGCGATCCGGTCGACGGAAGCGAGTCCGCCCATCAGGGCATCCGGCTGGTTTTCAGTGACGGCACAAGGATCGTCTACCGCTTGTCCGGCACCGGCACCTCCGGAGCGACGCTGCGCGTTTACCTGGAACACCATGTCCGCGACCAGGCCACAATCGACCGGGCGTCAGCGGAGGTTCTGGAACCGCTCGGTCAGCTCGCCGCGAAACTCGCACGCATCAGCCATTACACCGGACTGGAGGCACCGACAGGCACGATCTGA
- a CDS encoding DUF1249 domain-containing protein, which yields MALYEGNFIKLAGLAPLMLPDRLAAPCTAVSTSVHDLDLHLSVDAGTRYTLDLRLSYRFDDPGGCVADPDLRLRVYLDARMVEVLGWINAPRHETLRQLMKHSSGELDRRWSKNIMLGKWLDYLYEMGHRFRSSPPVAA from the coding sequence ATGGCATTGTATGAAGGCAACTTCATCAAGCTGGCCGGACTCGCACCCCTGATGCTGCCGGATCGGCTTGCCGCCCCATGCACGGCAGTCTCTACATCGGTTCATGATCTGGACCTGCATCTCAGCGTTGATGCCGGAACCCGTTATACGCTGGATCTGCGTCTCAGTTACCGCTTTGATGATCCGGGTGGTTGTGTGGCCGACCCGGATCTGCGCCTGCGAGTCTACCTTGATGCGCGCATGGTTGAAGTGCTGGGCTGGATCAATGCTCCGCGACACGAGACGCTGCGGCAGTTGATGAAGCACAGTTCAGGTGAACTTGACCGTCGCTGGTCGAAGAACATCATGCTCGGCAAATGGCTGGACTACCTGTACGAGATGGGGCACCGGTTCCGGTCCTCACCGCCCGTCGCAGCTTGA